Sequence from the Larimichthys crocea isolate SSNF unplaced genomic scaffold, L_crocea_2.0 scaffold63295, whole genome shotgun sequence genome:
CTGTGTGAGAAAAGCTTGAACCACACATCCATAATAACTGATGAGACGCTCAGAAGGAGGCCGCAAAATATCTGCAAGCAAACGAGGCAAAACACGAGTAGTTCCAATAACATCACTGAGTGACAGGTTGCAAAATATGAGATACATAGGCTGGTGCAGGTTCTtgtcaataaaaataagaaCTGAAATGCCGATATTCATAACCATGGAAACAATGTATAAAAttaacaacaagaaaaagacaggGTAAATGTAATCCTTTGTGATATTTAAGCCTTCTATCTGGAGTGTGTGGCTGTTGTAAGTGTAGTTTTCCATcaacctgaaataaaaataacaatattctTTGGATGTTAGGATACTGATAGAGTTGCAGCAATCCAGACGTCAGATATACTTGAAGTATTAAATGACAAGAGTGGCTACTCAACAAAGCG
This genomic interval carries:
- the LOC113745312 gene encoding olfactory receptor 12D3-like encodes the protein MENYTYNSHTLQIEGLNITKDYIYPVFFLLLILYIVSMVMNIGISVLIFIDKNLHQPMYLIFCNLSLSDVIGTTRVLPRLLADILRPPSERLISYYGCVVQAFLTQFFGTTSHTVLMIMAFDRYVAICYPLRYSTIMTNKMVMKLTVFAWGVAFFFVGILIGLT